A genomic segment from Torulaspora globosa chromosome 3, complete sequence encodes:
- the ACF2 gene encoding endo-1,3(4)-beta-glucanase (ancestral locus Anc_8.352) — translation MSYQRPPMPLPDDEPSLLQHIQSSKVAPPLPPRGLEGDRPPPLPVRKETTRRGVAQVPFTTATSTIDLNGILPSGPPLDVFSRVGHEVPLPPMARQDSPPVQTNKFYGNMLLGNQANAVWTHPYSLWYARDSNFFGMAVSHTTSSQRVYGSGTPPQYFFNPIGIKSFVFSSAEFEGPGDLSLKLGSPKHMSVQVYLHKNDEQYVHFPLLQGMGFVSAVYVNMQPKIQSAVGFRRFESAQILGSTQKYNVLLEDNRKWTVYVTPAPGQPLSFELQGGNTVLGSHRVSQCLIQIVADDSSAIDQAAGCYPTDCSLACSVAGGTGTYKLTYQLAGSSVSGKTLMYALPHHVSSFCKPMTSKLIESKLDSTVCGQMTGLITDVFEMTVSVPNVGFFPATTIPGKNNPPQYSADVLEAIKKAASSEVNGDVINESNLNSMYFSGKVLAKYAWVLYCCCYIINDSALVSQLLPKLKGAMGRFVGNSQILPLRYDKTWGGLISSGTPSDDFGNSYYNDHHFHYSYHVITAAILSIVDRDAGENSWLTENREWVENLLRDYANPSEYDSYFPAFRSFDWFNGHSWAKGLFESGDGKDEESSSEDVNASYAIKLWGLATHNQSLIALGDIQLGILNTSLNSYFLYSDDNKIMPPSFIPNKVSGILFENKIDHTTYFGTNLEYIQMIHAIPITPASSFVRHPTFVQEEWDQKLAPIVAQVQDGWKGVMLLNLALCNPKASYDFFNSSSFTSAYLDNGQSLTWSLAYSGAFL, via the coding sequence ATGTCATATCAGAGACCGCCAATGCCACTTCCTGACGATGAACCATCTCTGCTGCAGCATATACAATCGTCTAAGGTAGCTCCCCCTTTGCCACCTCGAGGCTTAGAAGGTGATCGTCCTCCACCACTTCCTGTGCGAAAAGAGACAACTCGCCGAGGAGTTGCTCAAGTGCCATTCACTACTGCAACCAGCACGATAGACTTGAATGGTATCCTTCCCAGTGGTCCTCCTTTAGATGTGTTTTCGAGGGTTGGTCATGAAGTGCCATTGCCGCCGATGGCGAGACAGGACAGCCCGCCCGTACAGACCAACAAGTTTTACGGCAACATGTTGCTAGGAAATCAAGCGAATGCTGTGTGGACACATCCTTACTCTTTATGGTATGCAAGAGATTCGAACTTCTTTGGAATGGCAGTGTCTCATACTACTTCTTCGCAGCGCGTCTACGGATCTGGCACTCCGCCACagtacttcttcaatccAATTGGCATCAAGTCGTTTGTCTTCTCTTCGGCAGAGTTCGAGGGGCCCGGCGATCTATCGCTAAAACTTGGCTCTCCCAAGCATATGTCAGTGCAAGTTTATCTACACAAGAATGACGAACAATACGTACACTTTCCTCTGTTGCAGGGAATGGGGTTTGTGAGTGCTGTATACGTCAACATGCAACCAAAGATCCAATCTGCGGTTGGATTTCGCCGCTTTGAAAGCGCTCAAATTCTTGGAAGCACGCAAAAATATAATGTACTGCTCGAGGATAACCGCAAATGGACCGTGTACGTGACCCCCGCGCCAGGCCAACCTCTAAGCTTTGAATTGCAAGGCGGAAACACTGTCCTGGGATCACATCGCGTCTCGCAATGTCTCATTCAAATTGTGGCAGACGACTCTTCAGCTATCGACCAAGCTGCCGGATGCTATCCCACTGACTGCTCGCTTGCTTGTTCTGTTGCGGGCGGCACTGGCACTTACAAACTAACTTATCAACTGGCCGGTAGCTCAGTGAGTGGAAAAACATTGATGTACGCGCTGCCACATCATGTCAGCAGTTTCTGTAAACCGATGACTTCTAAACTGATAGAATCTAAACTGGATTCTACGGTATGTGGTCAAATGACGGGTCTTATCACCGATGTGTTCGAAATGACCGTGAGTGTTCCCAATGTGGGGTTCTTTCCAGCTACCACTATTCCAGGTAAAAATAATCCTCCACAGTACTCTGCTGATGTCTTGGAGGCAATCAAAAAAGCAGCATCTTCGGAGGTAAACGGGGATGTGATCAACGAATCGAATCTCAACTCTATGTACTTTTCCGGTAAAGTACTGGCTAAATATGCCTGGGTACTGTATTGCTGCTGTTACATTATCAATGACAGCGCCTTGGTTTCTCAACTCCTTCCAAAGCTGAAAGGCGCCATGGGCAGATTCGTCGGCAACAGCCAGATTTTGCCGTTGAGATATGATAAAACATGGGGAGGCCTTATATCTTCGGGAACACCTTCTGACGATTTTGGTAACTCTTACTACAATGACCATCACTTTCACTACAGTTACCATGTAATCACCGCGGCCATCTTGTCGATAGTCGACCGAGATGCCGGAGAGAATAGTTGGCTTACCGAAAACAGGGAGTGGGTAGAAAATCTCTTGAGGGATTACGCCAACCCTTCGGAATATGACAGCTACTTCCCAGCCTTCAGGTCGTTCGACTGGTTTAATGGCCATTCGTGGGCCAAAGGGCTGTTTGAAAGCGGAGATggcaaagatgaagaatcgagTTCTGAAGACGTCAACGCGTCCTACGCTATCAAACTTTGGGGGCTGGCTACACACAACCAATCACTTATTGCCTTGGGTGACATTCAACTGGGAATATTGAACACTTCATTGAACTCGTATTTCCTCTATTCGGATGACAACAAAATCATGCCTCCATCTTTTATTCCCAACAAGGTCAGTGGTATCCTTTTCGAAAACAAGATAGATCACACAACATATTTTGGAACCAATTTGGAGTACATTCAAATGATACATGCCATACCAATAACTCCGGCCTCTTCGTTTGTCAGACATCCTACTTTCGTTCAAGAGGAATGGGACCAAAAGCTGGCTCCCATAGTTGCCCAAGTTCAAGATGGTTGGAAAGGCGTCATGCTTCTAAATCTTGCTTTATGCAATCCTAAGGCTTCCTacgacttcttcaacagctcgTCTTTCACGTCTGCCTATTTGGATAATGGCCAAAGCTTAACGTGGTCACTAGCTTACTCTGGCGCCTTCCTATGA
- the RMP1 gene encoding Rmp1p (ancestral locus Anc_8.353), whose translation MEGNDKVNSQRDLFLQLRKEFLLLHLVWHRNKNQHRRSVWWKRLNMMKRNCGQVLEILQKPSVEKTEEVIRLYKLMNDFNKRQLSKTYHDFNGVIALGQFVTLGVTLIGLLSRVFSTYKLVLALFRIRFQDVGCLDRTISIKARKIPVSLGENQPYPGMEEIGEEIIEAPVQATTRNAVTVTETLLPSKKVSKKKKKKSKSVIDSIFG comes from the coding sequence ATGGAAGGAAACGATAAGGTGAATAGCCAAAGAGATCTCTTTCTGCAGCTGCGGAAGGAGTTTCTGTTACTTCATCTCGTCTGGCATAGGAATAAAAACCAGCATAGAAGGTCGGTGTGGTGGAAACGACTCAacatgatgaagaggaactGTGGTCAGGTACTGGAGATTTTGCAGAAACCATCGGTCGAGAAAACTGAAGAGGTGATTAGGTTGTACAAACTGATGAACGATTTCAACAAGCGACAGCTATCCAAGACCTATCACGATTTCAATGGCGTCATAGCCCTGGGACAGTTCGTCACACTCGGTGTAACATTGATTGGTTTACTGAGCAGGGTGTTCTCTACTTACAAGCTAGTTCTGGCTCTCTTCCGGATCAGATTCCAGGATGTTGGGTGTCTCGATAGGACAATATCGATCAAAGCACGGAAGATTCCTGTGTCATTGGGGGAAAACCAGCCATATCCAGGAATGGAGGAGATAGGCGAGGAGATCATTGAGGCGCCAGTTCAAGCTACCACGCGCAATGCCGTTACTGTTACGGAAACCTTATTGCCAAGCAAGAAGgtttcaaagaaaaaaaagaagaaatcaaagtcTGTCATAGACAGCATATTTGGGTAA